A genome region from Hevea brasiliensis isolate MT/VB/25A 57/8 chromosome 9, ASM3005281v1, whole genome shotgun sequence includes the following:
- the LOC110672488 gene encoding NAC domain-containing protein 71, translating to MKRNFSDSMSVPATPEQSNPVVGYRFHPTDYELVNYFLKRKINDYNDNDSPITETKVCAVEPWDLPGLVHTGSEDQVWYFFCPRDYKYSGSRRSNRTTKAGYWKPTGKPRKVKNKRKEEIGTKRTLVFYLKDHPKPRRTKWIMHEYDLFVSDSAQGNFLLCKLKAKPDVKVGNGETSSVVSPCDLQNQKLNEMTTNSSSDECEPSNLFSDFENCNHNQLTTTSTYDQVEQNALVAFDHQNQNLNEVTSDSTNYEGESHYYYLSSDQEDQNQNEMAAMSTYVNGNLSGPITLVFGSQNPNRKTDISASEEGEWSFPLPTPSDTLTHSTAATVDNNAAESTPLEVDMQQDFLKSLKTFLELDEVDNPGSTLLSPMGYNESGFCTGFDRPELTGVGSEIGWVNEAVPLRP from the exons ATGAAACGCAACTTCTCTGACT CAATGTCCGTTCCAGCAACACCGGAACAATCCAATCCGGTGGTTGGATATAGATTCCATCCTACGGACTACGAGTTGGTTAATTATTTTTTGAAGAGAAAGATAAATGATTATAATGATAATGACTCACCAATCACGGAGACAAAAGTTTGTGCTGTTGAGCCGTGGGATCTACCCG GTTTAGTTCACACTGGTTCAGAGGATCAAGTGTGGTATTTCTTTTGTCCCCGTGATTATAAGTATTCAGGTAGTCGTCGTTCGAATAGAACAACCAAGGCGGGATACTGGAAGCCCACTGGCAAGCCCCGTAAAGTGAAAAATAAGCGAAAGGAAGAGATTGGTACAAAAAGGACTTTGGTTTTCTACTTAAAGGATCATCCTAAACCAAGGAGAACTAAATGGATCATGCACGAATATGATTTATTTGTATCAGATTCCGCCCAg GGGAATTTCCTTCTCTGTAAATTGAAGGCAAAGCCAGATGTGAAGGTGGGCAATGGTGAAACAAGTAGCGTTGTATCGCCTTGCGATCTTCAAAATCAAAAGCTAAATGAGATGACAACTAATTCATCTAGTGATGAATGTGAACCGAGTAATTTGTTTTCTGATTTTGAAAATTGTAATCACAACCAGTTGACTACTACCTCAACCTATGACCAAGTTGAGCAGAATGCCCTTGTAGCTTTTGATCATCAAAATCAAAATCTAAATGAGGTGACCAGTGATTCTACTAATTATGAAGGAGAATCACATTACTACTACTTGAGTTCTGATCAAGAAGATCAAAATCAAAATGAGATGGCTGCTATGTCAACCTATGTTAATGGCAACTTAAGTGGCCCAATCACTTTGGTTTTTGGAAGTCAAAATCCAAATAGGAAAACTGATATATCAGCCTCTGAAGAAGGTGAATGGAGTTTCCCTCTACCAACACCTTCTGATACGCTAACTCACTCGACTGCTGCTACGGTAGACAATAATGCAGCAGAGTCTacaccattagag GTAGACATGCAACAAGATTTTCTTAAGAGTTTGAAAACATTCCTTGAGCTAGATGAAGTAGACAATCCTGGCTCTACACTCTTGTCGCCCATGGGCTACAATGAAAGCGGCTTTTGCACTGGCTTTGATAGGCCTGAGCTAACTGGAGTAGGATCTGAAATAGGATGGGTTAATGAGGCTGTGCCTCTACGTCCTTAA
- the LOC110672495 gene encoding NAC domain-containing protein 62 isoform X1, translating into MASSVQPKRSNPVGYRFHPTDQELVGYFLNRKILNPDDDEMPIAELKVCDYEPWNLPDKSKIKSNDQVCYYFFCPRDYKYASSRRSNRTTKAGYWKPTGKLRKVKGVCSKKPIGTKRSLVFYKKEHSKRIRTKWIMHEYELIPQGNFLVCKLKGKSEGSRSKGEPKLLAYASASESVITVNSSCGECDPSDHMGSDMEDHNLDEMTPISTYDRGEQNHLMALDFGNPNQSEVITNSACDESELGYDLASEPEDQNPNEMTAMSTNERCKVNCRVISDTENQNADKKSDILVSEQVEWSPLATTPDCRNQNPLEKTNVSTSCSGLEINAAEAAFSECPPTFFDQMKALIEPKDCLNSALFSPTRIEESLSHTSFSTFLPSGTSSELGTT; encoded by the exons ATGGCAAGTTCAGTACAGCCAAAACGATCAAATCCGGTTGGATATAGATTTCATCCAACTGATCAAGAACTGGTTGGGTATTTTCTGAATCGAAAGATTCTTAATCCTGATGATGACGAGATGCCAATTGCTGAGCTCAAAGTATGTGATTATGAACCTTGGAATCTTCCTG ATAAATCCAAGATAAAATCAAATGATCAAGTGTGCTATTATTTCTTTTGTCCCCGTGATTATAAGTATGCAAGTAGCCGGCGGTCCAACAGGACTACCAAGGCTGGGTATTGGAAACCCACCGGTAAGCTGCGCAAAGTGAAAGGTGTTTGTTCAAAGAAGCCTATCGGCACAAAGAGGTCTTTGGTTTTCTATAAAAAAGAACATTCGAAACGGATCAGGACTAAATGGATCATGCACGAGTATGAACTCATTCCACAG GGGAATTTCCTTGTCTGTAAATTGAAGGGAAAGTCAGAGGGAAGCAGAAGTAAAGGTGAACCGAAACTATTGGCTTACGCTTCAGCTTCTGAAAGTGTGATTACAGTTAATTCATCTTGTGGTGAATGTGATCCAAGCGACCACATGGGTTCCGACATGGAAGATCATAATCTGGATGAGATGACTCCTATATCAACCTATGACCGAGGTGAACAGAATCACTTAATGGCTCTTGATTTTGGAAATCCAAATCAAAGTGAGGTGATTACCAATTCTGCTTGTGATGAAAGTGAACTAGGCTACGATTTGGCTTCTGAACCTGAGGATCAAAATCCAAATGAGATGACTGCTATGTCAACCAACGAGAGATGTAAAGTTAACTGCCGAGTGATTTCTGATACTGAAAATCAAAATGCAGATAAGAAAAGTGATATATTAGTATCTGAACAAGTTGAATGGAGTCCCCTTGCAACAACACCTGATTGTAGAAATCAAAATCCACTTGAGAAGACCAATGTGTCAACATCCTGTTCTGGTTTAGAAATTAATGCAGCAGAAGCTGCATTTTCTGAG TGTCCACCGACTTTTTTCGATCAGATGAAAGCATTAATTGAGCCAAAAGATTGTCTCAACTCTGCACTTTTCTCGCCTACAAGGATTGAGGAAAGCCTCTCTCACACCAGCTTTAGTACCTTTCTGCCTAGTGGAACAAGTTCTGAATTAGGAACTACATGA
- the LOC110672515 gene encoding protein NTM1-like 9, which produces MDSGIGYRFHPTDEELVNHYLRLKMLGYDHEVQEIPDVNVLDFEPWDLPHIEHPEVVISYNPNDQVWYFFCPRKYRNSNSHKAKRTTNAGYWKVTSKDRKINENCIKKNLVFYQGRHKGEKTNWIMHEYNPTFNFPTQRDFVLCKLKKKPDDSDDMPTLAEGDQSSTVVASASASGNNITEEDSQLQAYMESFNGIDETDFNLNYALQWPTYNYN; this is translated from the exons ATGGACTCCGGAATTGGCTACAGATTCCATCCAACCGATGAAGAATTGGTGAATCATTACCTGAGGCTGAAGATGCTTGGTTACGATCATGAAGTCCAAGAGATCCCGGACGTTAATGTCTTGGATTTTGAACCTTGGGACTTGCCTC ATATCGAGCATCCGGAGGTGGTGATATCTTATAACCCAAATGACCAAGTGTGGTATTTCTTTTGCCCTCGCAAATACAGGAACTCAAATAGTCACAAGGCGAAAAGGACGACGAATGCTGGATACTGGAAGGTCACAAGCAAGGATCGTAAAATCAACGAGAATTGTATAAAAAAGAATTTGGTTTTCTATCAAGGTCGTCATAAAGGGGAGAAGACCAACTGGATCATGCATGAGTACAATCCCACCTTCAACTTCCCAACCCAG AGGGATTTCGTTCTTTGCAAATTGAAGAAGAAGCCAGATGATTCAGATGATATGCCAACCTTGGCAGAAGGTGATCAATCCAGTACCGTGGTGGCTTCTGCTTCCGCTTCTGGAAACAATATAACAGAG GAAGACTCTCAGCTACAAGCATATATGGAATCATTTAATGGCATCGATGAAACGGATTTCAATCTTAACTACGCACTGCAGTGGCCGACTTACAATTATAATTAA
- the LOC110672495 gene encoding NAC domain-containing protein 96 isoform X2, which translates to MASSVQPKRSNPVGYRFHPTDQELVGYFLNRKILNPDDDEMPIAELKVCDYEPWNLPDKSKIKSNDQVCYYFFCPRDYKYASSRRSNRTTKAGYWKPTGKLRKVKGVCSKKPIGTKRSLVFYKKEHSKRIRTKWIMHEYELIPQGKSEGSRSKGEPKLLAYASASESVITVNSSCGECDPSDHMGSDMEDHNLDEMTPISTYDRGEQNHLMALDFGNPNQSEVITNSACDESELGYDLASEPEDQNPNEMTAMSTNERCKVNCRVISDTENQNADKKSDILVSEQVEWSPLATTPDCRNQNPLEKTNVSTSCSGLEINAAEAAFSECPPTFFDQMKALIEPKDCLNSALFSPTRIEESLSHTSFSTFLPSGTSSELGTT; encoded by the exons ATGGCAAGTTCAGTACAGCCAAAACGATCAAATCCGGTTGGATATAGATTTCATCCAACTGATCAAGAACTGGTTGGGTATTTTCTGAATCGAAAGATTCTTAATCCTGATGATGACGAGATGCCAATTGCTGAGCTCAAAGTATGTGATTATGAACCTTGGAATCTTCCTG ATAAATCCAAGATAAAATCAAATGATCAAGTGTGCTATTATTTCTTTTGTCCCCGTGATTATAAGTATGCAAGTAGCCGGCGGTCCAACAGGACTACCAAGGCTGGGTATTGGAAACCCACCGGTAAGCTGCGCAAAGTGAAAGGTGTTTGTTCAAAGAAGCCTATCGGCACAAAGAGGTCTTTGGTTTTCTATAAAAAAGAACATTCGAAACGGATCAGGACTAAATGGATCATGCACGAGTATGAACTCATTCCACAG GGAAAGTCAGAGGGAAGCAGAAGTAAAGGTGAACCGAAACTATTGGCTTACGCTTCAGCTTCTGAAAGTGTGATTACAGTTAATTCATCTTGTGGTGAATGTGATCCAAGCGACCACATGGGTTCCGACATGGAAGATCATAATCTGGATGAGATGACTCCTATATCAACCTATGACCGAGGTGAACAGAATCACTTAATGGCTCTTGATTTTGGAAATCCAAATCAAAGTGAGGTGATTACCAATTCTGCTTGTGATGAAAGTGAACTAGGCTACGATTTGGCTTCTGAACCTGAGGATCAAAATCCAAATGAGATGACTGCTATGTCAACCAACGAGAGATGTAAAGTTAACTGCCGAGTGATTTCTGATACTGAAAATCAAAATGCAGATAAGAAAAGTGATATATTAGTATCTGAACAAGTTGAATGGAGTCCCCTTGCAACAACACCTGATTGTAGAAATCAAAATCCACTTGAGAAGACCAATGTGTCAACATCCTGTTCTGGTTTAGAAATTAATGCAGCAGAAGCTGCATTTTCTGAG TGTCCACCGACTTTTTTCGATCAGATGAAAGCATTAATTGAGCCAAAAGATTGTCTCAACTCTGCACTTTTCTCGCCTACAAGGATTGAGGAAAGCCTCTCTCACACCAGCTTTAGTACCTTTCTGCCTAGTGGAACAAGTTCTGAATTAGGAACTACATGA
- the LOC110672477 gene encoding uncharacterized protein LOC110672477 has protein sequence MFTLSSRATASSSARLQSSLLSSPRTPPFSVPTLVVLGRGMNNNSCSSSPVSSFSSSGTTGPPPLVIQNVRVGWRFHPSDEELVDYYLKRKRRGDPIDGMDIGEVDKLCDHDPKDLPDLFKNKSKDKVWYFFCLRLHHKNGLTNRKGKGGYWKSTGDPRSVTAEDSDEVIGKKRTLVFHNPDATQWVIHEYEYTAAAAINTPTEDNYVLCKLKIKSNKKEKASKRSKKAEPDCRTRPKKKARKCESDSNLTSASASTSKNKKLEETFANSAYGEGEPCNGTILDLENQNLSMATISTCNKGETSCPMASNFQIHSYNKAVVSTCNKGETSCPMASYLEYRSPNEMTVMSSHKKVEPSSQRASGLENQSPYEITTLSTNNKGETSCFRTCDVGNHNSNVFEKVTPSYRVTLDFQKQNPSKILDISTSIEGEQCPLLETPSDFEYQNQYRKIDVSVNEDRRSPSMASNARETKSQEVTSQYKKTNMPFLEDYRGSSMASNIQDDVYREGQSQCNIEIPTSKDDDLWRLFGVDKFPKICPQLVDQLIAKFGPQDSLNSPPQPPICVNESLNSNGMGTSVPV, from the exons ATGTTCACCCTTAGTTCTAGAGCTACTGCTTCCTCTTCCGCTAGATTGCAGTCTTCTCTCCTCTCATCTCCTCGGACTCCTCCCTTTTCAGTTCCGACGCTTGTTGTTTTAGGAAGAGGGATGAATAACAACTCCTGCTCCTCCTCTCCCGTTTCCTCCTTCTCCTCCTCCG GCACGACTGGCCCTCCGCCGTTAGTCATACAAAACGTGCGTGTTGGATGGAGATTCCACCCCTCCGATGAAGAACTGGTTGATTATTATTTGAAGCGGAAGAGGCGTGGTGATCCTATAGATGGCATGGACATTGGCGAGGTTGATAAATTATGCGATCATGATCCTAAGGATCTTCCAG ATCTTTTCAAGAATAAATCTAAGGATAAAGTGTGGTATTTCTTTTGTCTTCGCCTGCATCACAAAAATGGCCTGACTAATAGGAAGGGAAAGGGTGGATACTGGAAATCCACAGGTGACCCTCGCTCGGTCACGGCTGAAGATAGTGATGAGGTAATTGGAAAAAAGAGAACTTTGGTTTTCCATAATCCCGATGCCACTCAATGGGTCATACATGAGTATGAGTACACCGCAGCCGCAGCAATCAACACGCCTACTGAG GACAATTATGTTCTttgtaaattaaagataaaatcaaATAAGAAGGAAAAGGCAAGTAAGAGGTCAAAGAAAGCTGAACCAGATTGCAGAACAAGGCCTAAAAAGAAGGCAAGAAAATGTGAATCAGACAGTAATTTGACTTCTGCTTCCGCTTCTACTTCCAAAAATAAAAAGTTGGAGGAGACGTTTGCTAATTCAGCCTATGGTGAAGGTGAACCATGCAACGGTACGATTTTGGATTTAGAAAATCAAAATCTAAGTATGGCTACTATCTCAACCTGTAACAAAGGTGAGACAAGCTGCCCGATGGCTTCTAATTTTCAGATTCATTCTTACAATAAAGCTGTTGTTTCAACTTGTAATAAAGGTGAAACAAGTTGCCCAATGGCTTCCTATTTGGAATATCGTAGTCCAAATGAGATGACTGTTATGTCATCACACAAGAAAGTTGAACCAAGTAGCCAAAGAGCTTCTGGTTTAGAAAACCAAAGTCCATATGAGATAACTACTCTTTCAACCAATAACAAAGGTGAAACAAGTTGTTTTAGGACTTGTGATGTTGGAAATCATAACTCAAATGTTTTTGAGAAAGTAACACCAAGTTACCGTGTTACTTTGGATTTTCAAAAGCAAAATCCTAGTAAAATCTTGGACATATCAACCTCCATAGAAGGTGAACAGTGTCCTCTGTTGGAAACACCTTCTGATTTTGAATATCAAAATCAATATAGGAAGATTGATGTGTCAGTCAATGAAGATCGTAGGAGTCCGTCAATGGCTTCTAATGCTAGAGAAACTAAATCTCAAGAAGTGACAAGTCAATATAAGAAGACGAATATGCCATTCCTTGAAGATTATCGAGGTTCCTCGATGGCTTCTAACATCCAAGACGACGTGTATCGAGAAGGGCAAAGCCAATGTAACATAGAGATTCCAACCTCTAAAGATGATGATCTGTGGAGACTTTTTGGGGTAGATAAATTTCCTAAG ATATGCCCTCAACTTGTGGACCAGCTTATAGCAAAATTTGGCCCACAAGACAGCCTCAACTCTCCACCACAGCCACCTATTTGCGTCAATGAAAGCCTCAATAGCAATGGCATGGGTACCTCCGTGCCTGTTTGA